Proteins from a genomic interval of Fusarium oxysporum Fo47 chromosome I, complete sequence:
- a CDS encoding tRNA (carboxymethyluridine(34)-5-O)-methyltransferase: MVGLAPETYEATHVHAVYEAIAPHFSATRHKPWPRVASFLLSQPPGSLGLDVGCGNGKYLRVNPSVHLLGSDRSPALVQLARTELRRPREDGVEHDPRVSDVDVAVADGFALPYRNGAADFVICIAVVHHMSTRERRQAAIAELLALVTPKAGRVLVYVWALEQASSRRGWDASSDQDRLVSWVMRKPKGQEPGGTFQRYYHLYKEGELEEDVKAAGGIVVETGYEKDNWWVVCSRPS, translated from the exons ATGGTTGGTTTG GCGCCAGAGACATACGAGGCCACCCACGTTCACGCAGTCTACGAAGCCATCGCACCGCACTTCTCGGCCACCCGCCATAAGCCCTGGCCTCGGGTTGCCAGCTTCTTGCTATCTCAACCGCCCGGTAGTCTCGGCCTCGATGTGGGCTGCGGCAACGGCAAGTATCTACGTGTCAACCCATCTGTACATCTACTTGGCTCCGACCGGAGTCCAGCTCTCGTCCAGCTCGCCCGGACTGAGCTGAGACGGCCGCGGGAAGACGGTGTTGAGCATGATCCTAGAGTATCTGATGTAGATGTTGCTGTCGCCGATGGCTTCGCGCTTCCTTATCGCAACGGAGCCGCTGACTTTGTTATCTGCATCGCTGTTGTGCACCATATGTCGACACGCGAGAGAAGACAAGCCGCCATTGCTGAGTTACTGGCACTCGTAACTCCCAAAGCCGGCCGTGTGCTTGTCTACGTGTGGGCTCTGGAGCAGGCGTCAAGCCGTCGCGGGTGGGACGCGAGCAGTGACCAGGATCGCCTGGTGTCATGGGTGATGCGGAAGCCAAAGGGTCAAGAACCCGGAGGCACGTTCCAGCGCTACTACCACCTGTACAAGGAGGGTGAGCTCGAGGAGGATGTCAAGGCGGCTGGGGGCATCGTTGTAGAGACCGGCTACGAGAAGGATAACTGGTGGGTGGTATGTAGTCGACCGTCGTGA
- a CDS encoding NADP-dependent oxidoreductase domain-containing protein, translating into MAAKLAKDLTLKGSSTAMPKLVYGTAWKKDRSADLVYFALKHGFRGVDTAGQPKHYNEKGVGEGVQRAIKEGLIKREGLFLQTKFSPPGNQDENAPYDFNAPLVDKIHQSIQSSLTYFTVEGEEPYFDSVLLHSPLRTLEETITAWKTLETYVPHKIRNLGISNTTLPILKALNDAVTVKPSVVQNRFYPDTSFEVDLRAYCREQGIAFQSFWTFSANPRLAATKPVKMVAEKAGISEVAAYYSLVLGLEGVTVLDGTTTENHMKDDLEGIEKVATWAETDGTAEWNSALKQFKQSIGEV; encoded by the exons ATGGCAGCCAAACTAGCCAAAGACCTCACCCTCAAGGGCTCATCCACTGCCATGCCAAAGCTGGTCTATGGCACAGCGTGGAAAAAGGACAGATCAGCAGATCTTGTTTATTTCGCTCTCAAGCACGGCTTTCGCGGAGTCGATACAGCAGGACAACCCAAGCATTACAATGAGAAGGGCGTTGGGGAGGGTGTGCAAAGAGCTATCAAGGAGGGCCTCATTAAACGTGAAGGACTCTTT CTTCAAACAAAGTTCTCACCTCCAGGGAACCAAGATGAAAATGCACCTTATGATTTTAATGCACCGCTTGTGGATAAGATTCACCAATCTATTCAGTCATCATTGACTTACTTCACCGTTGAAGGCGAGGAACCTTACTTTGACAGCGTGCTTTTGCATAGCCCCCTGCGAACTCTCGAGGAAACTATCACTGCGTGGAAGACTCTGGAGACATACGTGCCTCACAAGATCCGCAACCTAGGCATCTCTAACACGACACTTCCGATCCTTAAAGCACTCAACGATGCTGTCACTGTTAAACCAAGTGTTGTCCAGAACCGCTTCTACCCTGATACCAGCTTCGAGGTAGATCTCAGAGCCTACTGTCGAGAGCAAGGAATTGCTTTCCAGTCATTCTGGACTTTCAGCGCCAACCCCAGGCTCGCTGCTACCAAGCCAGTTAAGATGGTCGCAGAGAAGGCTGGAATTTCCGAGGTAGCTGCGTACTATTCTCTGGTCTTGGGGCTCGAAGGCGTAACGGTTCTGGATGGAACAACGACTGAAAATCACATGAaggatgatcttgaaggtATCGAGAAAGTTGCTACTTGGGCGGAGACGGACGGAACAGCTGAATGGAATTCTGCTTTGAAACAGTTTAAGCAGAGTATCGGGGAAGTCTGA